In the Thauera sedimentorum genome, one interval contains:
- a CDS encoding gamma-glutamyl-gamma-aminobutyrate hydrolase family protein (Members of this family of hydrolases with an active site Cys residue belong to MEROPS family C26.) has product MTRNLPEVAWLPVPNLTEGIVRFAEQWQLDGLILSGGEDPGGAPVRDRTEACLLDAAEARGWPVLGVCRGAQLLWQRGGGQLVPVPGHVDCRSEVRWTEGARTALDMAGVAEVRCYHRFGLAGSSDAGEPWAYAKDGTLEAFGNMALGRFGLLWHPERGAAGCSAGAVRRFFGLSDRPLIRTDEPHSD; this is encoded by the coding sequence ATGACCCGCAACCTGCCGGAGGTGGCCTGGCTACCGGTACCCAATCTGACCGAGGGGATCGTGCGCTTTGCGGAGCAATGGCAGCTCGACGGCCTCATACTGAGCGGCGGAGAGGACCCGGGAGGTGCGCCGGTCCGCGATCGCACCGAAGCCTGCCTGCTCGATGCGGCCGAAGCACGGGGTTGGCCCGTCCTTGGCGTATGCCGCGGCGCCCAACTGCTCTGGCAACGTGGCGGCGGCCAGCTCGTTCCGGTGCCAGGGCACGTCGATTGCCGCAGCGAGGTACGCTGGACGGAGGGAGCGCGGACTGCACTCGATATGGCAGGGGTGGCCGAAGTTCGTTGCTACCATCGCTTCGGACTTGCCGGTAGCAGCGATGCGGGCGAACCGTGGGCCTACGCGAAGGATGGAACCCTGGAAGCCTTCGGTAACATGGCGCTAGGCCGGTTCGGACTTCTCTGGCATCCGGAGCGGGGCGCCGCGGGGTGCTCCGCCGGCGCTGTTCGCCGCTTCTTCGGCCTGTCCGACCGTCCGCTGATTCGCACCGACGAACCCCATTCCGATTGA
- a CDS encoding adenylyl-sulfate kinase produces the protein MVIWLIGLSGAGKTTVGRELAAMWRTRSPNVVLVDGDEMRRVFGLDRGPQDYSLAGRRANAERITAVCEWLDRQGMNVVCCILSLFPDMRAGNHERFSRYGEIYLRSAIDTLRARDTKGLYRAAEAGTAAGPVAGIDIPFPEPTAADLVIDTDAPDASPVSAATRIMKWIEAAA, from the coding sequence ATGGTCATCTGGTTGATCGGTCTGTCGGGCGCGGGCAAAACGACGGTGGGGCGGGAACTTGCAGCGATGTGGCGTACGCGGTCTCCGAACGTGGTTCTGGTGGATGGCGATGAGATGCGTCGTGTCTTCGGGCTCGACCGTGGCCCGCAGGACTACTCGCTGGCGGGACGGAGGGCCAACGCCGAGCGGATTACGGCAGTGTGCGAGTGGCTGGACAGGCAGGGCATGAACGTCGTGTGCTGCATACTCTCGCTGTTTCCGGACATGCGGGCAGGGAATCACGAGCGCTTCTCGCGTTATGGGGAGATCTACCTGCGGTCCGCCATCGACACCCTGCGCGCGCGTGACACCAAGGGCCTGTACCGCGCTGCGGAGGCGGGCACTGCCGCGGGGCCGGTGGCCGGGATCGACATCCCGTTTCCGGAGCCGACCGCCGCCGACCTGGTGATCGACACCGATGCGCCGGACGCGTCCCCGGTTTCGGCTGCCACGCGGATCATGAAGTGGATCGAGGCGGCCGCATGA
- a CDS encoding PEP/pyruvate-binding domain-containing protein codes for MNRFCFGTKAQTLERLRPLLQTARIPAAVSFSVTQWADERERCIARIREALGPVRLAVRSSALAEDGGTSSFAGAFESRLLVDGSCDDAVAAAVDSVAASMTGHPLDEVLVQPMVEGVKVSGVIMTYDISHGAPYYVLNYDDESGRTDGVTGGTGLSKALLVYRKADLAHLQSPRVVRFLALARELEALCGSSALDIEFGLDAQDQLFLFQVRRIATAGEWHPVTERRVARQLVLMGDYLNSAVRPVPGLLGARTALAIMPDWNPAEILGITPRPLAVSLYRTLITRSVWREARAVLGYRQLPPVELMHVLNNRPYIDVRASFNSFLPAGLPDEIGGRLVDAWLDRLGEFPELHDKVEFEIAQTAYDFTFERDWQSRYGDRLPAADLPPFVESARALTRRMLDRSSTGSLELACRAAEELDRAAPLPDTTGDARACLLASAMALDECRRLGTFPFAVAARHAFVAEALLRSAVRRGALDADRVGLFKRSVITVTGEMLQHYQAVCEGRMAIADFFAHYGHLRPGTYDITSLRYDEREDFFAGGALPQDPARCEFEPTEKEIAALDELMAESGLSSEGGEHLLAYARRAIAAREGIKFSFTKRLSDVLSALVRWGEIQGLSRDDLSFLRWDDIERTVWEPLTDDADRALFALVDEGRRRMRDAYAFRLSHIVREERDVYVATLHRSAANFIGGGRVVAPVAVLDAHATAGSDLFGRIVCIQNADPGFDWIFTRGILGLITQFGGANSHMAIRCAELGLPAAIGCGEQLFGRVARAGVVELDADGHVLRPAGAIQ; via the coding sequence ATGAACCGTTTCTGTTTCGGCACCAAGGCCCAGACGCTAGAACGGCTGCGCCCGCTCTTGCAGACGGCCCGAATTCCGGCGGCAGTGTCGTTCTCCGTGACGCAGTGGGCGGACGAGCGTGAGCGCTGCATTGCACGCATTCGTGAGGCACTGGGCCCGGTGCGCCTTGCCGTCAGGAGCAGCGCGCTCGCCGAGGATGGAGGCACTAGCTCGTTCGCAGGTGCTTTCGAGAGCCGTCTCCTGGTTGACGGGTCGTGCGACGACGCCGTAGCTGCGGCCGTGGATTCAGTGGCCGCGTCGATGACGGGTCACCCGCTGGACGAAGTGCTGGTCCAGCCAATGGTCGAAGGCGTCAAGGTCAGCGGCGTGATCATGACCTACGACATATCGCATGGCGCACCGTACTACGTCCTCAACTACGACGATGAGAGCGGCCGCACGGACGGTGTGACCGGAGGAACGGGTCTGAGCAAGGCGCTGCTGGTCTACCGCAAGGCGGATCTTGCTCATCTGCAGTCGCCGCGGGTCGTGCGCTTCCTTGCGCTGGCGCGAGAACTCGAAGCGCTATGCGGATCGTCGGCGCTCGACATCGAGTTCGGCCTCGACGCGCAGGATCAACTGTTTCTCTTCCAGGTCAGACGCATTGCCACCGCCGGTGAATGGCACCCGGTCACGGAGCGCCGCGTTGCGCGGCAACTGGTGTTGATGGGTGACTATCTCAACAGCGCGGTGCGACCGGTGCCGGGCTTGCTGGGAGCACGCACGGCCCTGGCCATAATGCCGGACTGGAATCCGGCCGAGATACTGGGCATCACGCCGCGGCCTCTGGCCGTGTCGCTCTATCGCACCTTGATCACCCGCTCGGTATGGAGAGAAGCGCGCGCTGTCCTGGGGTATCGCCAACTGCCTCCGGTTGAGCTCATGCACGTGCTCAACAACCGGCCTTACATAGACGTGCGTGCCAGTTTCAACAGCTTTCTGCCTGCCGGGCTACCGGACGAGATCGGCGGTCGCCTGGTGGATGCGTGGCTCGATCGACTGGGCGAATTCCCGGAGTTGCACGACAAGGTGGAATTCGAGATCGCTCAGACTGCCTACGACTTCACGTTCGAGAGGGACTGGCAGTCGCGCTACGGTGACCGTTTGCCCGCTGCGGATCTCCCGCCCTTCGTCGAGTCGGCACGTGCGCTGACGCGGCGCATGCTCGACAGGTCGTCCACCGGCAGTCTTGAACTGGCCTGTCGCGCCGCGGAGGAACTCGACAGGGCCGCTCCGCTGCCGGATACGACGGGTGATGCACGAGCCTGTCTGCTTGCTAGTGCCATGGCTCTCGATGAGTGCCGGCGTCTCGGGACCTTCCCTTTCGCGGTTGCTGCGCGCCACGCCTTCGTCGCGGAGGCCTTGCTGCGCTCGGCCGTCCGTCGCGGAGCGCTTGATGCGGATCGGGTGGGGCTGTTCAAGCGCTCCGTGATCACCGTGACCGGCGAAATGCTGCAGCACTATCAGGCGGTTTGCGAAGGTCGGATGGCAATTGCGGATTTCTTTGCCCACTATGGCCATCTGCGACCCGGAACCTATGACATCACCTCGTTGCGCTATGACGAACGGGAGGATTTCTTTGCGGGCGGGGCATTGCCTCAGGACCCGGCTCGATGCGAGTTTGAGCCGACGGAAAAGGAAATTGCTGCGCTCGATGAACTGATGGCGGAGAGCGGGCTGTCGTCCGAGGGCGGCGAGCATCTGCTGGCATACGCCCGCAGAGCGATCGCTGCGCGCGAGGGCATCAAGTTCAGCTTCACCAAACGCCTGTCCGATGTTCTCTCCGCGCTCGTGCGCTGGGGAGAGATACAGGGGCTCAGCCGGGATGATCTGTCCTTTCTGCGCTGGGACGACATCGAACGTACCGTATGGGAACCGCTGACGGATGATGCCGACCGGGCGCTCTTCGCCCTGGTCGACGAAGGGCGTCGACGGATGCGCGATGCCTATGCCTTCCGCCTCAGTCACATCGTTCGCGAGGAGCGCGACGTGTATGTCGCCACGCTGCATCGGAGTGCCGCGAACTTCATCGGTGGCGGGCGGGTCGTCGCCCCGGTGGCGGTGCTCGACGCACATGCCACGGCGGGATCGGATCTTTTTGGCCGCATCGTGTGCATCCAGAACGCCGACCCCGGATTCGACTGGATCTTCACTCGTGGCATCCTGGGGCTGATTACCCAGTTCGGCGGCGCGAATTCGCATATGGCAATCCGTTGCGCCGAGCTGGGCTTGCCGGCGGCGATCGGCTGCGGCGAGCAACTCTTCGGTCGCGTTGCCCGGGCCGGCGTCGTCGAACTCGATGCGGACGGACATGTGCTGCGTCCTGCCGGAGCGATTCAGTGA
- a CDS encoding NTP transferase domain-containing protein yields the protein MSPDFKRSAPDSPSISLPAIILAAGRGSRMGGLTEARPKCLTPLAGRPLLDWQLDALAAAGVTRITVIGGYRADCLRRPGLEIRLNDRWEETNMVGSLLCADDLLAAEPCLVAYSDIVYRAAHVRELAAAPGELAITYDAEWKELWELRFASPLDDAETFETRSGRLVEIGGRAHSMAEIKGQYMGLLRFTPTAWACVRALVDRLTPIERDRIDMTTLLRRLLSLGEPIDCVPVSGGWCEVDSPSDLAAYEARLASGVPWLHDWRQK from the coding sequence ATGTCGCCAGACTTCAAGCGCTCTGCTCCGGATTCACCTTCGATCTCCCTGCCGGCCATCATCCTGGCCGCAGGGCGTGGCTCGCGCATGGGGGGGCTGACCGAAGCGCGCCCGAAGTGCCTTACGCCCTTGGCGGGCCGCCCGCTGCTCGATTGGCAGCTCGATGCGCTGGCCGCTGCGGGGGTAACGCGGATCACAGTCATCGGCGGTTACCGGGCGGATTGTCTGCGGCGTCCCGGGCTTGAAATTCGACTCAACGACCGTTGGGAAGAAACCAACATGGTTGGCAGCCTGCTCTGTGCGGACGACCTGCTCGCTGCCGAGCCATGCCTGGTCGCATACTCCGATATCGTCTATCGGGCCGCCCATGTACGCGAGCTCGCCGCAGCGCCGGGCGAGCTTGCGATTACCTACGATGCTGAATGGAAGGAGCTATGGGAGCTGAGGTTCGCATCTCCGCTGGACGATGCGGAAACGTTCGAGACGAGGTCCGGGCGCCTGGTCGAAATTGGCGGGCGTGCTCATTCCATGGCGGAGATCAAGGGACAGTACATGGGCCTGCTGCGTTTCACGCCGACAGCCTGGGCGTGTGTGCGCGCGCTCGTCGATCGGCTCACCCCGATCGAGCGGGATCGCATCGACATGACGACCTTGCTGCGTCGCCTGTTGTCGCTTGGCGAACCGATCGATTGCGTGCCGGTTTCCGGCGGTTGGTGCGAAGTGGACTCGCCGTCGGATCTGGCCGCCTATGAAGCCCGGCTTGCGTCCGGCGTTCCATGGCTGCACGATTGGCGGCAGAAATGA
- a CDS encoding glycosyltransferase 61 family protein has product MTATASTGGSGATAERWLATGRAMQQAGRGADACAALVEAIVAAPASDAAREALVLLRDVPGRDRTALDAAVLEGLRRVDDKVAFLARYGDYFLLDQRCYEAEGAYERALAIHEQSADAWRGLGVAQRHLGRLDQALQAGLRAVEIDPGFVAGYEDLGDTLLARGDRKAAEDAFIRALSVDPRAPGARLGVGLLLEGQGAFADAEACARTVLSRRPQDTDAQLLLARALHAQQRIDEARAAYREAAALGGGALAVLQGLLAMPEGGGDDAGAALDQFLAADIRAESEAALVRGGLSPIRAAHLRGLPASVRRKAAQAYLKLCPWLAFAASHAVGRRNAAADGAPIRIVLVGRFTEPQASSAALTRLLDGLVALDGVRVTLVSVGLSNQVGAVAELAGRCEQALSVRDDTLGGVQRTIAGLGADILIYPELAADAFLYFLAFARLARLQCVLGGVGGDGGLPNVDLLLRGPQSTDLDDGSPVAAAGDGLPVLDWTGLPPRMLLDELKRRALAASPALPEQYLPLLPLATACARQGGEYRELAPAQYLPVHEPEMIGAGEAAPASGMVRLPPVAAGVLSDVVVQGGESAVLLREPRGIVHVLGEHASPRRAMLETGWMLSRVGDEVLLCTGQPLSRAERAIVLLGEGSANYYHWMLDNLPRLQAILDDPRFAEWPVLIERGLHRNLIDALRKLVGNQRTLLEIDGGSQVQLAQAVVLSGGTTIPLDPQDGVRFKPEDVAVSPQAVAFLRERLGCPERPAGGGRRLYLARGGRYRRLLNADEVERFFVNCGFEVVHPEALDLPAQMALFSEAEIVAGPTGAAFANIAFMPQGSKAIVLYYDVGLHYYFSNLAEASGVRLLYVFGEPQDVQHVKPHQSDYGVPLERLDTAVRAFGLGPRPGSRKAPASVTELPPLGFVIHLPELINHYAEVWKHLPGDSFEVALAGEDADRRLIAQQVVQMGYAVRDSAEILRSGRRYRHLVSNHPIDLSAPPLIKQLGERNVRFMYGLGKSNWNFSDWNALYDAVLCFGPFQVAGLERFEKVRKLQMGYPRFDGFFRSDWDLAGLAAQYRCDPARPTVVWLPTWKELSSVPHFLSAVAALRPHYNVVVKLHPLQSRDEPALVRLVEQAGLNSVIADSRDNVPLFRLADYVLCDYGGSVFGALYTGRKVVLLDVPGAENDALLGAASPEVELRRVLPHLGPEEGGQLAGLLADEALWAAQAGVRPALIDLFVAPFKGFAGKVAALYLQNLEAILDD; this is encoded by the coding sequence ATGACGGCGACCGCATCTACGGGGGGCAGCGGGGCGACCGCCGAACGCTGGCTCGCCACGGGCCGGGCGATGCAGCAGGCGGGACGCGGAGCGGATGCCTGTGCGGCGCTGGTCGAGGCCATCGTCGCGGCGCCGGCCTCGGATGCGGCGCGCGAGGCGCTCGTGTTGCTGCGCGACGTGCCCGGCCGGGACCGTACCGCGCTCGACGCCGCGGTGCTCGAGGGCCTGCGTCGCGTCGACGACAAGGTGGCCTTTCTGGCCCGCTACGGCGACTACTTCCTGCTGGACCAGCGCTGCTACGAAGCGGAGGGCGCATATGAGCGTGCCCTGGCAATCCACGAGCAGTCCGCCGACGCCTGGCGCGGCCTGGGCGTCGCGCAGCGCCACCTCGGACGCCTGGACCAGGCCTTGCAGGCGGGTCTGAGGGCGGTCGAGATCGATCCCGGGTTCGTCGCCGGCTACGAGGACCTGGGCGACACCCTGCTGGCGCGTGGCGATCGCAAGGCCGCCGAGGACGCCTTCATCCGCGCGCTCTCCGTCGACCCCCGAGCGCCCGGTGCACGCCTCGGTGTGGGCTTGCTGCTCGAAGGGCAGGGCGCGTTTGCCGATGCCGAGGCCTGCGCCCGGACGGTGCTCTCACGACGCCCGCAGGACACGGACGCCCAGCTGCTGCTGGCGCGCGCCCTGCACGCCCAGCAACGCATCGATGAGGCGCGCGCCGCGTACCGTGAGGCGGCTGCCCTGGGCGGCGGCGCGCTGGCCGTGCTGCAGGGCCTGCTCGCCATGCCCGAAGGCGGCGGCGACGATGCCGGCGCGGCACTCGACCAGTTCCTTGCGGCGGATATCAGGGCGGAAAGCGAAGCCGCGCTGGTACGTGGTGGTTTGAGCCCGATACGCGCCGCACACCTGCGCGGCCTGCCCGCCAGCGTGCGGCGCAAGGCCGCCCAGGCCTATCTCAAGCTCTGTCCATGGCTGGCGTTTGCCGCATCCCATGCGGTCGGCCGGCGCAATGCGGCGGCGGACGGTGCTCCCATCCGTATCGTCCTCGTCGGGCGTTTTACCGAACCGCAGGCATCTTCCGCTGCGCTGACAAGGCTGCTCGACGGGCTGGTCGCGCTGGATGGCGTGCGCGTGACGCTGGTCAGCGTCGGCCTGTCGAACCAGGTCGGCGCCGTGGCCGAACTCGCCGGACGCTGCGAACAGGCCTTGTCGGTGCGTGACGATACGCTCGGCGGGGTACAACGCACGATCGCCGGTCTGGGAGCGGACATTCTCATCTACCCCGAGCTGGCTGCGGACGCCTTCCTGTATTTCCTCGCCTTCGCGCGCCTGGCCCGCCTGCAGTGCGTCCTCGGCGGGGTGGGGGGCGATGGTGGTCTGCCCAACGTGGACCTGCTGCTGCGCGGGCCGCAGTCGACGGACCTCGACGACGGGTCGCCGGTGGCCGCTGCGGGCGACGGTTTACCGGTGCTCGATTGGACCGGCCTGCCGCCACGGATGCTGCTCGACGAACTGAAGCGCCGGGCGCTGGCGGCCAGCCCCGCCCTGCCCGAGCAATACCTGCCGCTGTTGCCGCTCGCCACCGCTTGCGCCCGGCAGGGCGGTGAGTATCGCGAGCTGGCTCCGGCGCAGTATCTGCCCGTGCATGAACCCGAGATGATAGGCGCCGGGGAAGCGGCGCCTGCCTCCGGCATGGTCCGTCTGCCTCCGGTCGCGGCCGGCGTGCTGTCCGACGTGGTGGTTCAGGGGGGCGAGTCTGCCGTGCTGCTGCGCGAACCGCGCGGGATCGTGCATGTTCTCGGGGAGCATGCTTCGCCGCGCCGCGCGATGCTCGAGACCGGCTGGATGTTGTCCCGTGTCGGGGACGAGGTCCTGCTGTGCACCGGTCAACCGCTTTCCAGGGCTGAGCGGGCGATCGTGCTGCTCGGCGAGGGCTCCGCAAACTACTATCACTGGATGCTGGACAACCTGCCGCGGCTGCAGGCGATCCTGGACGATCCGAGGTTCGCCGAATGGCCGGTTCTGATCGAGAGGGGGCTGCATCGCAACCTGATCGATGCCCTGCGCAAGCTCGTTGGCAACCAGCGGACATTGCTCGAGATCGATGGCGGCAGCCAGGTGCAACTGGCGCAGGCCGTCGTGCTGTCGGGCGGGACGACGATTCCGCTTGATCCGCAGGATGGCGTCCGCTTCAAGCCCGAGGATGTGGCCGTATCGCCGCAGGCCGTCGCCTTCCTGCGCGAACGCCTGGGTTGTCCCGAGCGTCCGGCGGGCGGGGGACGCAGGTTATACCTTGCACGGGGGGGGCGATACCGGCGCCTGCTCAATGCCGACGAGGTCGAGCGCTTCTTCGTCAATTGCGGTTTCGAGGTCGTGCATCCGGAGGCCCTCGATCTGCCTGCGCAGATGGCGTTGTTTTCGGAAGCGGAGATCGTCGCCGGTCCTACCGGCGCAGCATTCGCCAACATTGCCTTCATGCCGCAGGGGTCGAAGGCTATCGTGCTGTACTACGACGTCGGATTGCATTACTACTTCTCCAATCTTGCGGAGGCATCCGGCGTCCGGTTGCTGTATGTGTTCGGCGAGCCCCAGGATGTGCAGCACGTCAAACCCCATCAGAGCGATTACGGTGTTCCGCTGGAACGGCTCGACACGGCAGTCCGTGCGTTCGGCTTGGGGCCGAGGCCCGGGTCACGGAAGGCGCCGGCGTCGGTTACCGAATTGCCTCCCCTGGGCTTCGTCATCCATCTTCCGGAGCTGATCAACCATTATGCCGAGGTCTGGAAGCATCTTCCGGGCGATTCCTTTGAGGTGGCCTTGGCCGGCGAGGATGCGGATCGGCGCCTGATCGCGCAGCAGGTCGTGCAAATGGGCTACGCGGTGCGTGATTCGGCCGAGATCCTGCGCAGCGGGCGGCGCTATCGCCATCTCGTCTCGAATCATCCGATCGATTTGAGCGCCCCGCCGCTGATCAAGCAACTCGGCGAGCGCAATGTCCGTTTCATGTACGGACTGGGTAAGTCGAACTGGAACTTTTCCGACTGGAACGCCCTGTACGACGCTGTGTTGTGCTTTGGCCCCTTTCAGGTTGCCGGCCTGGAGCGTTTCGAGAAGGTGCGCAAGCTGCAGATGGGTTACCCACGGTTCGATGGCTTCTTCCGGAGCGACTGGGACCTTGCCGGGCTGGCCGCGCAGTACCGGTGCGATCCGGCGCGCCCGACCGTCGTATGGCTGCCGACCTGGAAGGAACTGTCCTCGGTGCCACACTTCCTCTCCGCGGTGGCTGCACTACGCCCCCATTACAACGTCGTCGTCAAGCTGCACCCACTGCAGTCGCGTGACGAACCTGCGCTGGTCCGTCTTGTGGAGCAGGCGGGGTTGAACAGCGTGATCGCGGATTCACGCGATAACGTTCCGCTGTTCCGCTTGGCCGACTATGTGCTCTGCGACTACGGCGGTTCGGTGTTTGGCGCGCTGTATACCGGACGCAAGGTGGTGTTGCTCGACGTGCCGGGTGCCGAGAACGACGCATTGCTGGGTGCGGCTTCGCCGGAAGTGGAGTTGCGGCGGGTGCTGCCGCACCTCGGACCGGAAGAAGGCGGGCAGCTCGCCGGTCTGCTGGCCGATGAGGCCCTGTGGGCTGCGCAGGCCGGAGTCCGGCCTGCGTTGATCGACCTCTTCGTTGCCCCGTTCAAGGGCTTTGCCGGCAAGGTCGCGGCCCTCTATCTGCAGAACCTGGAGGCAATTCTCGATGACTGA
- a CDS encoding methionyl-tRNA formyltransferase — MTRLGGVVLLAAPNLRARAYADAMLRAGLGPERVVLFGPVEEPAAPTWDAGTWPHGLPRPFLDEPVERIAKRGGWPVTKLAAASVNDPCVARALHEAEARFVIYAGIGGQLVSAETLGAAPFLHIHSGWLPRWRGSTTLYYSLLETGRCASSAILLDPGIDTGALLARRHYPPPVGGEIDHYYDGAIRADLLLRVLRHYARHGSLPAPRAQTGRARTYYVIHPVLKHVARLMTERRDALAGSPRP; from the coding sequence GTGACGCGGCTCGGTGGCGTGGTGCTCCTCGCCGCACCGAATCTGCGTGCACGTGCCTATGCCGATGCGATGCTTCGTGCCGGCCTGGGGCCCGAGCGGGTGGTGCTGTTCGGTCCCGTCGAGGAGCCGGCAGCACCGACTTGGGACGCTGGTACATGGCCGCATGGTCTGCCCCGCCCGTTCCTCGACGAACCGGTCGAGCGAATCGCGAAGCGAGGAGGGTGGCCAGTCACGAAGTTGGCCGCCGCGTCGGTCAACGACCCGTGCGTTGCCCGGGCTCTGCACGAGGCCGAAGCGCGCTTCGTGATCTATGCGGGAATTGGCGGGCAGCTTGTCTCCGCTGAGACCTTGGGCGCCGCGCCATTCCTGCACATACACTCCGGCTGGCTGCCACGTTGGCGGGGCAGTACGACCCTGTACTACTCCCTGCTCGAAACGGGGCGATGCGCAAGCTCGGCGATACTGCTCGATCCGGGCATCGACACCGGCGCCCTGCTCGCGCGGCGGCACTATCCGCCGCCTGTCGGTGGCGAGATCGACCACTACTACGACGGTGCGATTCGGGCCGACCTGCTGCTTCGCGTGCTTCGCCACTATGCCCGCCACGGGAGCCTGCCTGCGCCACGCGCCCAGACCGGCAGGGCACGCACGTATTACGTGATTCATCCGGTTCTGAAACATGTTGCCCGTTTGATGACCGAGCGCCGTGATGCGCTCGCGGGGAGTCCGCGCCCATGA